A portion of the Paenibacillus hamazuiensis genome contains these proteins:
- a CDS encoding helix-turn-helix transcriptional regulator translates to MNDLERDGRKGESIGRTVADWNRRVFVGREQELAIFGRLLDGTLGERLLNVHGTVGCGKSFLLEEFGRRAEQAGALYLPLGGGWGFMRSPEAVVQRLGQSLQAAGISASAPAGSVGEIDCIAAINRAAGERKVILAFDHYEQAGAMDGWLREALIPRLQEEVLVILCGRQPLAGPWRLNPGWRQLLCDMPLAEFREEETAELLRRHGVIGEEALRHAMVECRGNPLALSLLLATADPARPPAAGTNEQYIRHLVRHALDDIRDNELLELVRAASIIAYFNEDSLESVLGRPVGGLLFDRLVGLSYVHKTDRGWTMHEVIREAVKEELRLRKPASYKEMAERCAALLLREIGQGVAGPDAAWKTVELMSYADNPLLRAHYRHSRGSSHYVEPLQMSNIEEAERYLIRRRELAKDTVVRCADALTGAVFEYRLSAEETLYRLSGLELRRWMALEPGAVLLLKEPGGEMVGLFVIVPIHLGTIGELRRGPVSQAFFEQADSLLLKMLYVPREESPGWFIRAIDVTDMADDSLRSASVRVTLEYALEGKLLLASPPALDFYRDGHRGLGFEPIPGIVHYDYDGSTPVPTLMIDTRGSRRIDYLRRLLKLSAPDAAFAAGEAGEGAAAARSGPDGAAGRAFAQGLSAPAEFALRPKRPALTEREREVAGLLIEGGTNAEIAAKLYISEAAVKKHLNAMFQKLAVKNRTQLVKTLLEMP, encoded by the coding sequence GTGAACGATTTGGAGAGAGACGGTCGGAAGGGAGAAAGCATCGGGCGGACGGTGGCGGACTGGAACCGCCGTGTCTTTGTCGGACGGGAACAGGAGCTGGCTATATTCGGCCGGCTGCTGGACGGCACGCTGGGCGAGAGGCTGCTGAACGTGCACGGGACGGTAGGCTGCGGCAAAAGCTTTTTGCTGGAGGAGTTCGGGCGCAGAGCCGAGCAGGCGGGCGCGCTTTATTTGCCGCTTGGCGGCGGGTGGGGCTTCATGCGTTCGCCGGAAGCGGTCGTTCAGCGTCTGGGGCAGAGCTTGCAAGCTGCCGGGATTTCGGCATCTGCACCGGCCGGATCGGTCGGAGAAATCGACTGCATTGCGGCGATCAATCGGGCGGCAGGGGAGCGGAAGGTGATTCTCGCTTTCGATCATTATGAACAGGCGGGCGCGATGGACGGCTGGCTGAGAGAGGCGCTGATTCCCCGGCTGCAAGAGGAAGTGCTCGTCATCTTGTGCGGCCGGCAGCCTTTGGCCGGACCATGGCGGTTGAATCCGGGATGGCGCCAGCTTCTGTGCGACATGCCGCTGGCGGAGTTCCGCGAGGAGGAGACGGCCGAGCTTTTGCGCCGGCACGGAGTGATCGGTGAGGAGGCGCTCCGGCATGCGATGGTGGAATGCCGCGGCAACCCGCTCGCCCTTTCCCTGCTGCTTGCTACCGCGGATCCGGCGCGTCCGCCGGCGGCGGGAACTAACGAGCAGTATATCCGCCATTTGGTGCGCCATGCGCTGGATGACATTCGCGATAATGAGCTGCTGGAGCTCGTCAGGGCGGCTTCGATAATCGCCTATTTCAACGAGGACAGCTTGGAGTCGGTGCTCGGGCGGCCTGTCGGCGGCCTGCTGTTCGACCGTCTTGTCGGCTTGTCCTATGTGCATAAGACGGATCGCGGATGGACGATGCACGAGGTCATCCGGGAGGCGGTCAAGGAGGAGCTGCGCCTGCGCAAGCCGGCATCGTATAAAGAGATGGCGGAACGCTGTGCGGCACTGCTGCTCCGGGAAATCGGGCAAGGCGTTGCCGGGCCGGATGCAGCCTGGAAAACGGTGGAGCTGATGAGCTACGCGGACAACCCGCTGCTGCGGGCGCACTACCGCCATTCACGAGGCTCGTCGCATTATGTCGAACCTCTGCAGATGAGCAATATCGAGGAGGCCGAGCGGTATTTGATCCGGCGCCGGGAGCTGGCGAAGGATACGGTCGTCCGCTGCGCCGATGCGCTCACCGGCGCCGTGTTCGAGTATCGGCTGAGCGCGGAGGAGACGCTGTACCGGCTGTCCGGCCTTGAGCTGCGGCGCTGGATGGCGCTGGAGCCGGGAGCGGTGCTGCTGCTGAAGGAGCCCGGCGGCGAGATGGTCGGTTTGTTCGTGATCGTGCCGATTCATCTGGGGACGATCGGGGAGCTGCGGCGGGGGCCGGTGTCACAAGCTTTCTTCGAGCAGGCGGACAGCCTGCTGCTGAAAATGTTGTATGTGCCCCGGGAGGAAAGTCCGGGCTGGTTTATCCGCGCGATTGACGTAACGGACATGGCCGACGATTCGCTGCGCTCCGCGAGCGTCCGCGTGACGCTCGAATATGCGCTGGAGGGCAAGCTGCTGCTGGCCTCGCCGCCGGCGCTTGATTTTTACCGCGACGGTCATAGGGGACTCGGCTTCGAGCCGATCCCGGGCATCGTCCACTACGACTACGACGGCTCGACGCCGGTGCCGACACTCATGATCGATACGCGCGGCTCCCGCCGCATCGATTATTTGCGGCGGCTGCTCAAGCTGTCCGCCCCGGATGCCGCATTCGCTGCGGGGGAGGCGGGCGAAGGAGCTGCGGCAGCGCGGAGTGGGCCGGACGGTGCGGCCGGGCGCGCCTTCGCGCAGGGGCTGTCCGCCCCTGCGGAGTTTGCGCTGCGTCCGAAGCGTCCGGCGCTGACCGAGCGGGAGCGCGAGGTCGCCGGGCTGCTGATCGAAGGCGGAACGAACGCGGAGATCGCCGCGAAGCTGTACATCAGCGAAGCCGCGGTGAAAAAACATCTGAACGCGATGTTCCAGAAGCTGGCGGTGAAAAACCGCACCCAGCTCGTCAAAACGCTGTTGGAAATGCCATAG